A part of Populus alba chromosome 8, ASM523922v2, whole genome shotgun sequence genomic DNA contains:
- the LOC118054287 gene encoding microtubule-associated protein 70-1: MAGVYGEGTAVLEVNGGGTATTPTPLTVSGSFKEGPKSSSRRRASVRPSFDADNEFMTLLHGSDPVKVELNRLENEVRDKDRELGEAQAEIKALRFSERLREKAVEELTDELSKVDEKLKLMESLLESKNLEIKKINDEKKASMAAQFAAEATLRRVHAAQKDDDMPPIEAILAPLEAELKLARQEIAKLQDDNKALDRLTKSKEAALIEAERTVQVALAKASMVDDLQNKNQELMKQIEICQEENKILDKMHRQKVAEVEKLTQTVRELEEAVLAGGAAANAVRDYQRKVQEMNEERKTLDRELARAKVTANRVATVVANEWKDANDKVMPVKQWLEERRFLQGEMQQLRDRLAITERTAKSEAQLKEKYQLRLKVLEESLRGSSSNNRSTPEGRGISNGPSRRQSLGGADNISKLTSNGFLSKRTQSRSLSSSTNSVLKHAKGTSKSFDGGTRSLDRSRKLLLNGAGQNHSFNQPCDVTKDTETPSPWKGNSDEKPNEFPLADTEDSVPGILYELLQKQVVALRKAGHEKDQSLKDKDDAIEMLAKKVETLTKAMEVEAKKMRREVAVMEKEVAAMRVEKEHENRAKRFSNSKGPVSAPQMLPGRNVSRSGLTRSTQ; the protein is encoded by the exons ATGGCGGGGGTTTACGGCGAGGGGACGGCGGTTCTTGAGGTTAATGGTGGAGGTACGGCCACTACGCCGACGCCGCTTACTGTGTCTGGATCTTTTAAGGAAGGGCCGAAGAGCTCGTCGAGGAGGCGGGCATCGGTCAGGCCTAGCTTTGATGCAGACAACGAGTTCATGACGTTGCTTCATGGGTCGGATCCGGTTAAGGTGGAGCTTAATCGGCTTGAGAATGAAGTTAGAG ATAAGGATAGAGAGCTGGGTGAAGCACAAGCCGAGATCAAGGCGTTGAGGTTCTCTGAGAGACTTAGAGAGAAGGCTGTCGAGGAG CTCACTGATGAACTCTCGAAGGTGGACGAGAAGCTCAAGTTAATGGAATCACTTCTAGAAAGCAAG aatcttgaaataaaaaaaatcaatgatgagAAGAAGGCCTCTATGGCAGCTCAGTTTGCTGCTGAAGCCACTCTCCGTAGAGTTCATGCTGCTCAGAAGGATGATGACATGCCTCCAATTGAAGCCATTCTTGCACCTCTGGAAGCTGAGCTTAAGCTGGCTCGCCAAGAG ATTGCAAAACTTCAAGATGATAACAAAGCATTGGATCGTCTAACAAAATCTAAAGAAGCAGCTTTAATCGAGGCTGAAAGAACAGTTCAAGTTGCCTTGGCTAAGGCCTCCATGGTGGATGATCTCCAAAATAAGAACCAGGAGTTAATGAAGCAGATAGAAATTTGTCAG gaagaaaacaaaatcttggACAAAATGCATAGACAAAAGGTTGCAGAGGTTGAAAAACTGACTCAAACTGTAAGGGAACTGGAAGAGGCTGTTCTTGCTGGTGGTGCAGCAGCAAATGCTGTGAGGGACTACCAGCGGAAAGTTCAGGAGATGAAT GAGGAAAGAAAAACTCTTGACCGGGAATTGGCCCGTGCAAAGGTAACAGCAAACAGAGTAGCCACAGTGGTAGCAAATGAGTGGAAAGATGCTAATGACAAAGTGATGCCTGTAAAACAATGGCTTGAAGAGCGAAGATTTTTGCAG GGAGAAATGCAGCAACTTCGTGACAGGCTTGCTATAACGGAGAGGACTGCAAAGTCAGAAGCACAGTTGAAA GAGAAATATCAGCTGCGTCTTAAAGTGCTTGAAGAGAGCCTAAGAGGGTCTTCAAGTAATAATCGTAGTACGCCAGAGGGAAGGGGTATAAGCAATGGGCCTTCTCGTCGACAGTCCTTAGGTGGTGCTGATAACATCTCAAAATTGACCTCCAATGGCTTTTTGTCCAAGAGAACTCAGTCCAGATCTTTGTCCTCTAGTACTAATTCAGTGCTGAAGCATGCTAAAGGAACATCAAAGTCATTTGATGGGGGCACAAGATCATTGGACAGGAGTAGGAAATTGCTCTTAAATGGGGCTGGCCAAAATCATTCATTCAACCAACCTTGTGATGTAACAAAGGACACTGAGACACCTAGTCCATGGAAAGGAAACTCGGATGAAAAGCCCAATGAATTCCCACTGGCAGATACAGAGGATAGTGTCCCTGGAATATTGTATGAATTGCTGCAAAAACAGGTTGTAGCTTTGAGGAAAGCTGGTCATGAAAAAGATCAAAGCCTTAAAGATAAGGATGATGCAATTGAG ATGTTAGCGAAGAAGGTGGAGACATTAACTAAGGCAATGGAAGTTGAGGCAAAGAAGATGAGAAGAGAAGTAGCTGTAATGGAGAAGGAGGTTGCTGCCATGCGTGTAGAGAAAGAACATGAGAATAGGGCAAAGCGGTTTAGTAATTCGAAAGGGCCTGTAAGTGCTCCTCAGATGCTTCCTGGGAG AAATGTATCACGTAGCGGGTTAACACGCAGCACTCAATGA